One genomic window of Helicobacter canis includes the following:
- a CDS encoding TolC family protein — MIARSRLIGCASIGCICMLALLSCSKPYTEERVLESISLPTTFSKKVDSSLESTFTPSSTLDFAQSLLTLIDDESLQALLEIALANNTNLLTLTSQIAQAREALGLASANMLPKLSINMGYNYSSGNYNRYQININQNTLNGNLSLSWELDLFGKLNMLRKSKKYDYLATLSNLSVAQVSLIGEVASDYYAYMRLRNAALIQAQIVQNHSKILATLRDKHELGLVDISAINDTLAALSQAQSTHSSLLLEQEQMKNALIILLNLSDPQILAQILERPQPAQAPTHHAAARKSLESNATSLQSRPLESTFSNNVEKSQSIASLEKVDSSSTLPSLTLPSPRLPAIDALPREILLSRDDVRASIASLNAQVMLKNSKKAALFPTLNLGGSLGQILFSSRGVGDLIWNITGSLASPLINRSALTKDYKIQKESVKQALYALESTLRTALGEIENAITQVNTAQSSLQAKEQMLSTSQEVWLVAQSRYELGLLDEASYLTSYNALLSAQSSTDEAKFAQLAAAIMLYKALGGRLALQESSAHNTTQDPHLESTQKG; from the coding sequence GTGATAGCGCGATCAAGGCTTATAGGCTGTGCAAGTATAGGCTGTATATGTATGCTCGCGCTCCTTAGCTGCTCCAAGCCCTATACAGAAGAGAGGGTGCTAGAGTCCATCTCTCTCCCCACTACCTTTAGCAAAAAAGTGGATTCTAGCCTAGAATCCACTTTTACCCCATCAAGCACGCTTGATTTTGCGCAATCTCTGCTCACACTTATTGATGATGAAAGCTTGCAGGCTTTGCTAGAAATCGCCCTAGCAAACAACACCAACCTTTTGACCCTAACCTCCCAAATCGCCCAAGCACGCGAGGCACTCGGGCTAGCAAGTGCCAATATGCTCCCAAAGCTCTCTATCAATATGGGCTACAACTACAGCTCGGGCAACTACAACCGCTATCAAATCAATATCAATCAAAACACCCTAAATGGCAATCTCTCTCTATCGTGGGAGCTAGATCTCTTTGGCAAGCTTAATATGCTAAGAAAGTCCAAAAAATACGACTATCTAGCCACGCTCTCTAATCTCTCTGTCGCGCAAGTAAGCTTGATTGGCGAAGTGGCGAGTGATTATTATGCCTATATGCGCTTGCGTAATGCAGCCCTTATACAAGCCCAAATTGTCCAAAATCACAGCAAAATCCTAGCCACTCTGCGCGATAAACACGAGCTTGGGCTAGTAGATATAAGCGCGATAAATGACACGCTAGCTGCCCTAAGCCAAGCCCAAAGCACACATAGCTCTCTACTTCTTGAACAAGAGCAGATGAAAAACGCCCTGATAATCTTGCTCAATCTAAGCGACCCACAAATCCTAGCACAAATCCTAGAACGCCCGCAGCCTGCACAAGCCCCCACACACCACGCCGCAGCACGCAAGAGCCTAGAATCTAATGCCACATCTTTACAATCACGCCCCCTAGAATCCACTTTTTCAAACAATGTTGAAAAATCGCAAAGCATAGCTTCTTTAGAAAAAGTGGATTCTAGCTCCACGCTCCCTAGTCTCACACTTCCTAGCCCGCGCCTGCCTGCCATAGACGCCCTGCCTAGAGAGATCTTGCTCTCCCGCGATGATGTGCGTGCAAGTATCGCTAGTCTAAACGCCCAAGTTATGCTAAAAAACTCCAAAAAAGCCGCCCTTTTCCCCACGCTAAATCTTGGCGGAAGCTTGGGGCAGATCCTCTTCTCTTCGCGTGGAGTGGGGGATTTGATCTGGAATATCACAGGCTCGCTTGCCTCTCCGCTCATCAATCGCTCCGCCCTAACCAAAGACTACAAGATCCAAAAAGAAAGCGTCAAGCAAGCTCTCTATGCCTTAGAATCCACCTTACGCACCGCGCTTGGCGAGATAGAAAACGCTATCACACAAGTCAATACCGCCCAAAGCTCCTTGCAGGCAAAAGAGCAAATGCTCTCCACTTCGCAAGAAGTATGGCTTGTGGCGCAATCTCGCTATGAGCTAGGGCTGCTTGATGAAGCAAGCTATCTCACAAGCTATAATGCCCTTTTAAGCGCGCAATCTAGCACAGATGAAGCAAAATTCGCGCAGCTTGCAGCGGCGATTATGCTGTATAAGGCACTAGGCGGGAGACTTGCTCTGCAAGAATCATCTGCCCATAATACCACACAAGACCCCCACCTAGAATCCACACAAAAGGGCTGA
- the luxS gene encoding S-ribosylhomocysteine lyase → MPLLDSFKVDHTIMPAPAVRLAKTMQTPKGDVISVFDLRFCVPNEDILSERGIHTLEHLFAGFMRDHLNGKNAEIIDISPMGCRTGFYMSVIGEPCSYDVLNAWEASMRDILRVDTIPEANKYQCGTYAMHSLKEAQEIAIKVLDKGIGVMDTQKLLLKEFA, encoded by the coding sequence ATGCCACTACTCGATAGCTTTAAAGTCGATCATACCATTATGCCAGCCCCTGCGGTGCGGCTTGCTAAAACTATGCAGACACCTAAGGGCGATGTGATCTCTGTCTTTGACCTGCGCTTTTGCGTGCCTAATGAAGACATTCTTAGTGAAAGAGGTATCCACACGCTAGAGCATCTCTTTGCCGGATTTATGCGCGATCATCTCAATGGCAAAAATGCCGAGATCATCGATATTTCGCCTATGGGCTGCCGCACAGGATTTTATATGAGTGTGATTGGAGAGCCTTGCAGCTATGATGTATTAAACGCGTGGGAGGCGAGTATGCGCGATATTTTGCGCGTGGATACAATCCCAGAAGCAAACAAATACCAATGCGGCACCTATGCTATGCACTCACTCAAAGAAGCACAAGAAATCGCCATAAAAGTGCTTGATAAAGGCATAGGTGTAATGGATACGCAAAAGCTCTTGCTTAAAGAGTTTGCCTAA
- a CDS encoding TonB-dependent receptor plug domain-containing protein, translated as MRSTMLFATSLATLLMVAVPLCADTRSKRDETKTETKTIVDSSGALDSTKELESSPSDKAERVYKLSPVYATAVRTPIQSTQTLEGKDALLHSGDIAKSLLYVPGFSTMRKGGLGSEVIFRSQGAGRVPISLDGSNLHGACGGRMDTTATYIFPENYHRILLIKGPQDVRFGALVSGGVVFMRDITALSANTLQADTSMLAGSFNRLDLHASALAGGKYGSLQAIASHYESGDYRTGSASSHKLGASTHTAYKRESASLIATFTPSKYTGIELDMDIGRGFSSYQDRSMDARTFDRLSFSLKAQHEFQNDIIKKLDLRASWHRVDHIMDNFSHRQVIDGVYKLNNPQRTNANARAELTLYPSQALTLYLGTSYAYDDHKMRSSGDVNSTAAANAILSASYKPNFHFNYASIFAQGSYAQLNSASSVYFGARYDYAQAYQASNAQVASDHLGSGFVRYQYQKDGFSYLVGLGSAQRSADFWERGKMGGMSLAPETNLQLDIAALYQVDSLYIQASVYSAYMWDYIALHYGTNTSAFNTNALLAGAELQAKYGLFDFLYMSGSLAYTYGQNLTTKSGLLAGAPLPQVAPLQAQVSLWLEYRGFLARADVFANAAQSRYAKDYGNVIGKDFGASLGFATLSIYGGYKRKNFSLLCGIENLTNTLYSYHLSKAGVMIDDLAPVSRIYEPGRSYYVKLTLGF; from the coding sequence ATGCGATCTACAATGCTGTTTGCCACGAGTCTTGCTACACTCTTGATGGTAGCTGTGCCGCTATGTGCTGATACTCGTAGCAAACGCGATGAGACAAAAACGGAGACAAAAACGATCGTGGATTCTAGTGGGGCTTTGGATTCTACTAAAGAGCTAGAATCTAGCCCAAGCGATAAGGCAGAGCGTGTATATAAGCTCTCTCCTGTTTATGCCACTGCGGTGCGCACCCCTATCCAAAGCACACAAACCCTAGAGGGCAAAGATGCTTTGCTGCATTCTGGTGATATTGCGAAGTCGTTGCTGTATGTGCCGGGCTTTTCTACAATGCGCAAGGGAGGGCTAGGCTCTGAGGTGATCTTCCGCTCTCAAGGGGCTGGGAGAGTGCCTATCTCACTTGATGGCAGCAATCTGCACGGCGCGTGTGGTGGGAGGATGGATACAACTGCCACTTATATCTTCCCTGAAAATTACCACCGCATTTTGCTTATCAAAGGTCCCCAAGATGTGCGCTTTGGTGCGCTTGTATCTGGCGGTGTTGTGTTTATGCGCGATATTACAGCCCTAAGTGCCAACACCTTGCAGGCTGATACAAGTATGCTAGCAGGTAGCTTTAATCGCCTAGATCTGCACGCAAGCGCACTAGCAGGGGGCAAATACGGCTCTTTGCAGGCGATCGCAAGTCATTATGAGAGTGGGGATTATCGCACGGGGAGTGCTAGCTCTCACAAGCTTGGGGCTAGCACGCATACAGCCTATAAGCGAGAGTCTGCTAGTCTAATTGCTACTTTCACGCCCAGCAAATACACAGGCATAGAGCTTGATATGGATATAGGCAGGGGATTTTCCTCCTACCAAGATAGATCAATGGATGCACGCACCTTTGATCGCCTATCTTTTAGCCTAAAAGCCCAGCACGAATTCCAAAATGACATTATAAAAAAGCTTGATCTCCGCGCCTCGTGGCATAGAGTCGATCATATTATGGATAATTTCTCTCATAGGCAAGTGATTGATGGAGTCTATAAGCTCAATAATCCACAGCGCACCAATGCCAACGCCCGCGCCGAGCTTACACTCTATCCAAGCCAAGCTCTCACGCTCTATCTAGGCACAAGCTATGCCTATGATGATCATAAAATGCGCTCTTCTGGTGATGTTAATTCTACTGCTGCGGCTAATGCTATTTTGTCTGCAAGCTATAAGCCAAATTTCCACTTCAACTATGCTTCTATCTTTGCTCAAGGCTCTTATGCGCAGCTAAATTCTGCTTCTAGTGTGTATTTTGGCGCGAGGTATGACTATGCGCAAGCCTATCAAGCGAGCAATGCACAAGTAGCAAGCGATCATCTAGGTAGCGGCTTTGTGCGCTATCAATACCAAAAAGATGGATTCTCATATCTTGTGGGGCTAGGCAGCGCGCAAAGAAGCGCGGATTTTTGGGAGCGGGGGAAAATGGGCGGTATGAGTCTAGCTCCAGAGACCAACCTCCAGCTAGATATTGCTGCTTTGTATCAGGTAGATTCTTTGTATATACAAGCCTCTGTGTATAGTGCGTATATGTGGGATTATATCGCTTTGCACTATGGCACAAATACAAGCGCGTTTAATACCAACGCCCTGCTAGCAGGCGCAGAGCTTCAAGCAAAGTATGGGCTATTTGACTTCCTCTATATGTCTGGCTCACTTGCCTACACCTATGGGCAAAATCTCACGACCAAATCCGGGCTACTAGCAGGCGCACCGCTACCCCAAGTAGCTCCACTGCAAGCACAAGTGTCTTTGTGGCTTGAATATAGAGGGTTTTTGGCGCGGGCAGATGTCTTTGCCAATGCCGCACAAAGCCGCTATGCTAAAGACTATGGCAATGTGATTGGCAAGGATTTTGGGGCGAGCTTGGGCTTTGCTACTTTAAGCATTTATGGTGGCTATAAGCGCAAGAATTTTAGCCTGCTTTGTGGGATTGAGAATCTAACTAATACGCTATATAGCTATCATCTCTCTAAAGCTGGCGTGATGATAGACGATCTAGCCCCTGTGAGTAGGATTTATGAGCCCGGACGAAGTTATTATGTCAAGCTTACGCTTGGATTCTAA